In the genome of Hymenobacter taeanensis, one region contains:
- the kduI gene encoding 5-dehydro-4-deoxy-D-glucuronate isomerase, giving the protein MTQRYAIGPRETAGLNTKELRNNFLIESLFVAGGIELVYTHYDRMIVGGATPTTSALPLPCPENLKAQFFLERRELGILNIGQAGTVTVDGKVYELGEQDCLYVGKGAQEVVFASADAVRPAKYYLLSAPAHAVYPTTRMTQAESTPVEMGATETANERTIYKYIYLQGIQSCQLVMGLTKLKPGSVWNTMPSHVHDRRMEAYLYFNLPENQRVLHMMGEPHETRPLWVSNEQAILSPPWSIHTGCGTSNYTFIWGMAGENLEYTDMDAVSIHDLS; this is encoded by the coding sequence ATGACCCAACGATATGCCATTGGCCCACGCGAAACGGCCGGCCTGAATACCAAGGAGCTGCGCAATAATTTCCTGATCGAGAGCCTATTTGTAGCGGGCGGAATTGAACTCGTGTATACCCACTACGACCGCATGATTGTGGGTGGCGCTACGCCTACCACTTCGGCGTTGCCGTTGCCTTGCCCCGAGAACCTGAAGGCACAGTTCTTTCTGGAGCGCCGCGAGCTAGGCATCCTCAATATCGGTCAGGCAGGCACCGTTACCGTGGATGGCAAAGTATATGAGCTGGGCGAGCAAGATTGCCTCTACGTGGGCAAAGGCGCACAGGAAGTAGTATTTGCTAGCGCCGATGCCGTGCGGCCTGCTAAGTACTACCTACTCTCGGCCCCCGCTCACGCTGTGTACCCCACCACCCGTATGACGCAGGCCGAATCTACGCCCGTAGAAATGGGTGCCACGGAAACGGCCAATGAGCGTACCATCTACAAGTACATTTACCTGCAGGGCATCCAGAGCTGCCAGTTGGTAATGGGCCTGACCAAGCTGAAGCCCGGCAGCGTGTGGAACACCATGCCCTCGCACGTGCACGACCGTCGGATGGAGGCTTACCTGTACTTCAACCTGCCTGAAAATCAGCGCGTGCTGCACATGATGGGCGAGCCCCACGAAACGCGGCCGCTGTGGGTGAGCAACGAGCAGGCAATCCTCTCGCCGCCATGGTCTATCCATACCGGCTGCGGCACCAGCAACTACACCTTCATTTGGGGTATGGCCGGCGAGAACCTGGAATACACCGACATGGACGCCGTGAGCATTCACGACCTAAGCTAA
- a CDS encoding pectinesterase family protein — protein MKKLIAFLCLSWLLMSRAVAYDFVVAQDGSGNYRTVQEAFNAVPDFRKKVTTIFIKNGTYKEKLILAGSKNLVKLIGEDLKNTILTYDDYNQKKNIFGEDKGTSGSSSIYIYGSDFSVENITFQNSSGPVGQAVAVWVAGDKARFKNCRFLGFQDTLYTYGYGSRQYYQDCYIEGTVDFIFGSSTAWFEGCTIFCKKGGGYVTAASTPDSTRYGYIFRNCKITGDAPAGSFVLGRPWRPYAKTVFMQCELGEQIRSEGWDHWEKESNKQTASYAEYKNRGKGFQPTRRVPWSRQLTDQQAQEYTLEKVFRNWNPTQE, from the coding sequence ATGAAAAAACTGATTGCATTCCTGTGCCTAAGCTGGCTGCTGATGAGCCGGGCAGTGGCCTACGATTTTGTAGTGGCCCAAGATGGCAGCGGCAACTACCGAACCGTGCAGGAAGCCTTCAATGCCGTGCCCGATTTTCGCAAGAAAGTCACCACCATTTTCATCAAGAACGGCACCTACAAAGAGAAACTCATTCTGGCCGGCTCCAAAAACCTGGTAAAGCTGATAGGGGAGGACCTCAAGAATACCATCCTCACCTACGACGACTACAATCAGAAGAAGAACATCTTCGGGGAAGATAAAGGCACCTCTGGTTCCTCCAGTATCTACATCTACGGCTCCGATTTCTCAGTTGAGAACATCACCTTCCAGAATTCCTCCGGCCCGGTAGGCCAAGCCGTGGCCGTGTGGGTAGCCGGCGACAAGGCCCGTTTTAAAAACTGCCGCTTTCTGGGCTTTCAAGACACACTCTACACCTACGGTTACGGCAGCCGCCAGTATTATCAGGATTGCTACATCGAGGGTACCGTTGATTTCATCTTCGGCTCTAGCACGGCCTGGTTTGAGGGCTGCACTATTTTCTGCAAGAAGGGTGGGGGCTACGTCACGGCGGCTTCAACCCCTGATAGCACGCGCTACGGCTACATATTCCGCAACTGCAAAATCACAGGCGATGCGCCCGCCGGCAGCTTTGTGCTGGGCCGGCCCTGGCGGCCCTACGCCAAAACTGTTTTCATGCAGTGTGAGCTAGGTGAGCAAATCCGGTCTGAGGGCTGGGACCACTGGGAGAAAGAAAGCAACAAGCAAACTGCCTCCTACGCCGAGTATAAGAACCGGGGCAAAGGCTTTCAGCCCACCCGCCGCGTGCCGTGGTCGCGCCAGCTCACCGATCAGCAAGCCCAAGAATACACCCTCGAAAAGGTATTCCGCAACTGGAACCCAACTCAGGAATAA
- a CDS encoding rhamnogalacturonan acetylesterase — protein sequence MVVRLLSKKIWGLGLVAILALLAFTTDSPTPIKVYLVGDSTMADKQEKAFPETGWGTPFKHFFDETVTVDNRAQNGRSTKTFLTENRWQPVAAALRPGDYVLIQFGHNDEVPTKRSYTPEADFRANLVRFVTETRAKKATPVLITPVARRKFDAAGKVEGTHTVYVGIVRDVAKQQQVPLINLDTESQAVLQQFGVENSRLLFNQLAPGEHPNYPDGRDDNTHFNELGARKMAQLVLADIRRLKLELADRIVKREVKTTVDPQAR from the coding sequence ATGGTTGTCCGCTTATTGTCGAAGAAAATCTGGGGGCTAGGTCTAGTAGCTATACTGGCTCTGCTGGCTTTTACCACTGATTCGCCCACTCCCATAAAAGTGTATTTGGTGGGTGATTCTACCATGGCGGATAAGCAGGAAAAGGCTTTTCCGGAAACTGGGTGGGGCACGCCGTTTAAACACTTCTTCGATGAAACGGTGACGGTAGATAACCGCGCTCAAAACGGGCGCAGCACCAAAACGTTTTTAACCGAAAACCGCTGGCAGCCCGTTGCAGCTGCCCTACGCCCCGGCGACTACGTGTTGATTCAGTTTGGGCACAACGACGAAGTGCCAACCAAACGGAGCTACACTCCCGAAGCCGACTTCCGAGCTAATCTAGTGCGGTTTGTAACGGAAACGCGCGCTAAGAAAGCTACGCCGGTACTGATTACGCCTGTAGCTCGCCGCAAATTTGATGCGGCCGGTAAGGTAGAAGGCACCCATACTGTGTACGTCGGTATAGTGCGCGATGTAGCCAAGCAGCAGCAAGTTCCGCTCATCAACCTTGACACTGAAAGCCAAGCAGTGTTGCAACAATTTGGGGTGGAAAACTCCCGATTACTGTTCAACCAGCTGGCCCCGGGTGAGCATCCCAACTACCCCGACGGCCGCGACGATAACACCCACTTCAACGAGCTGGGTGCCCGCAAAATGGCGCAGCTGGTGCTAGCCGACATTCGCCGCCTGAAGCTGGAACTCGCTGACCGCATTGTGAAGCGGGAAGTTAAGACCACCGTTGATCCGCAGGCCCGCTAG
- a CDS encoding LacI family DNA-binding transcriptional regulator, translated as METFTIKDIARELNLSTSTVSRALRGSYEINPETKRLVMECAERLNYRPNPIALSLKGSASRAIGVIVPQIANYFFSQAINGIEAIAYNRGYHVIIFQSQESYEREVANVQQSMSRKVDGLLISLSSETSDVAHLQDVQDKGVPIVLFDRVSSQLNVTKVVADNFGGAFAATEHLIQSGRRRIAHLTIQPWLSITQERLAGYRAALEKYGLEFDENLIRYGTFGPDEVGPMVQELMHLDSPPDAFFTASDRLAVGCLTALRQQHLTIPDDVSIIGFTNLNVADLMAPSLSTVVQPAQEIGQVAAERLIDQIERKHRALPIETVKIPTELIARDSTRLSTEPTEHNEVYTTRKSTTL; from the coding sequence GTGGAAACTTTCACCATCAAAGACATTGCCCGCGAACTGAATCTTTCTACCTCCACGGTATCGCGCGCATTGCGGGGCAGCTATGAAATTAACCCCGAAACCAAGCGCCTGGTAATGGAGTGCGCTGAGCGTCTCAACTACCGGCCCAATCCCATTGCCCTGAGCCTGAAAGGCAGCGCCAGCCGGGCCATTGGGGTTATCGTGCCCCAGATTGCCAACTACTTCTTCTCACAGGCCATCAATGGGATTGAGGCTATTGCTTACAACCGGGGCTACCACGTTATCATCTTCCAGAGTCAGGAGTCGTATGAGCGCGAAGTGGCCAACGTGCAGCAGTCGATGTCGCGGAAAGTGGATGGCTTGCTGATTTCGCTTTCCAGTGAAACCTCCGATGTGGCTCACTTACAGGATGTGCAGGACAAAGGGGTGCCCATTGTGCTCTTCGACCGGGTGTCGTCGCAGCTGAACGTAACCAAGGTGGTGGCCGATAATTTTGGGGGTGCCTTTGCCGCTACGGAACACCTGATTCAGTCGGGTCGCCGCCGCATTGCGCACCTCACCATTCAGCCCTGGCTGAGCATTACGCAGGAGCGCTTAGCCGGCTACCGCGCCGCCCTGGAAAAGTATGGTCTGGAGTTCGACGAAAACCTGATTCGCTACGGCACATTTGGCCCCGATGAAGTGGGCCCTATGGTGCAGGAACTGATGCACCTCGACTCGCCGCCCGATGCGTTCTTCACCGCCTCCGACCGCCTGGCCGTGGGTTGCCTTACTGCCCTCCGGCAGCAGCATCTCACTATCCCCGACGACGTTTCCATTATCGGCTTCACCAACCTGAACGTGGCCGACCTGATGGCTCCCTCATTGAGCACAGTGGTGCAGCCAGCCCAGGAAATTGGCCAGGTAGCCGCTGAGCGCCTCATCGACCAGATTGAGCGCAAGCACCGTGCCCTGCCCATTGAAACGGTTAAGATCCCGACGGAGCTTATTGCCCGGGACTCTACGCGTTTGTCTACTGAGCCAACAGAGCACAACGAGGTGTATACCACGCGCAAGTCAACAACGCTGTAA
- a CDS encoding glycoside hydrolase family 43 protein, with protein sequence MKRLSLLLLLALTGLQPLKVAAQTSAISKVWVPDLGNGMYKNPVLYADYSDPDVVRVGDEYYLTSSSFNAVPGLQILHSKDLVNWSIIGAVFTQQPPAARYALPQHGNGVWAPAIRYHNKLFYIFYPDPDLGIFVTTAKNPAGPWSAPVCIKEAKGWIDPCPLWDEDGQAYLVHGFAGSRAGFKSVLAVSRMRPDGLGLLGDEVLVFDGHDKHPTIEGPKFYKRHGYYYIFAPGGGVPTGWQVVMRSKNVFGPYEDRIVMDQGKTPVNGPHQGAWVDTPGGKEDWFLHFQDQGAYGRVVHLQPMTWKNDWPIIGEDPDGDGKGQPVLTYRKPAGKTQPIATPATSDEFNTNRLGLQWQWHANPQVGWAFLNGNEGFLRLYSVPLPEGFKNFWQVPNLLLQKLPADKFTATTKLSFTPRFEGEKTGLIMMGMDYAYLSVTNQGGKLLLGLTTCQNADKLSPETSSAPVEIPAKQPIYLRVSMQPEAKCQFSYSLDGQQFRAVGPVFTAREGKWIGAKLGLFCTRVAQTNDAGAADIDWFRVE encoded by the coding sequence ATGAAGCGTCTTTCACTGCTTTTACTACTTGCCCTGACTGGCCTACAGCCACTGAAAGTAGCTGCGCAAACTTCTGCCATTTCTAAAGTATGGGTGCCGGATTTGGGTAATGGGATGTACAAGAACCCCGTGCTCTACGCCGACTACTCTGACCCCGATGTAGTGCGCGTGGGCGACGAGTACTACCTCACTTCATCGAGCTTCAATGCCGTGCCGGGCCTGCAGATTCTGCACTCCAAAGACCTGGTAAACTGGTCGATTATTGGAGCTGTATTCACTCAGCAGCCTCCGGCCGCCCGCTACGCGCTGCCCCAGCACGGCAACGGCGTATGGGCACCCGCCATCCGGTACCACAACAAGCTGTTCTATATCTTTTACCCCGACCCTGACCTGGGCATCTTCGTGACGACGGCTAAGAACCCAGCGGGTCCGTGGTCGGCGCCCGTGTGCATCAAGGAAGCTAAAGGCTGGATTGACCCTTGCCCCTTGTGGGATGAAGACGGACAGGCCTACCTCGTGCACGGCTTTGCCGGTTCGCGGGCGGGCTTTAAGAGTGTGCTTGCTGTGAGCCGCATGCGCCCCGATGGCCTGGGCCTGTTAGGCGACGAGGTGCTGGTGTTTGACGGCCACGACAAGCACCCTACCATTGAAGGTCCTAAGTTCTACAAGCGCCACGGCTACTACTACATCTTCGCGCCCGGCGGGGGTGTGCCTACTGGCTGGCAGGTGGTGATGCGCTCCAAGAATGTGTTTGGTCCCTACGAAGACCGCATTGTAATGGACCAGGGCAAAACGCCCGTTAACGGCCCACACCAGGGTGCCTGGGTAGATACGCCCGGCGGTAAGGAAGATTGGTTTCTGCACTTCCAGGACCAGGGCGCCTATGGCCGCGTGGTGCACCTGCAGCCCATGACCTGGAAGAATGACTGGCCTATCATTGGTGAAGACCCCGACGGTGACGGCAAGGGGCAGCCCGTACTCACCTACCGCAAGCCCGCTGGCAAAACGCAGCCCATTGCCACGCCAGCCACTTCCGATGAGTTCAACACGAACAGGCTAGGCCTGCAGTGGCAGTGGCATGCCAACCCCCAGGTAGGCTGGGCCTTCCTTAACGGTAATGAAGGGTTCCTGCGGCTATACTCAGTGCCGCTGCCCGAAGGTTTCAAGAACTTCTGGCAAGTGCCTAACCTGCTGCTGCAAAAGCTGCCCGCTGATAAGTTTACTGCTACCACCAAGCTCTCGTTTACCCCGCGCTTTGAGGGTGAAAAAACCGGCCTGATCATGATGGGGATGGATTACGCTTACCTCTCCGTGACCAACCAGGGGGGCAAACTGCTTTTAGGCCTGACTACCTGCCAAAACGCCGATAAGCTTAGTCCGGAAACCAGCTCGGCGCCAGTGGAAATACCCGCTAAGCAGCCCATTTACTTGCGCGTGAGCATGCAGCCAGAAGCCAAGTGCCAATTCAGCTACAGCCTCGATGGGCAGCAGTTCCGCGCCGTAGGCCCCGTGTTTACCGCCCGCGAAGGAAAGTGGATTGGCGCAAAGCTAGGCCTGTTCTGCACACGAGTCGCCCAAACAAATGATGCCGGTGCCGCTGACATTGATTGGTTCAGGGTAGAGTAG
- a CDS encoding SDR family oxidoreductase yields MANTSGFDLTGKIALVTGCNRGIGQAMALGLAEAGADIIGVSATLALSGSDTEQQVRALGRQFYAYQADFSQRPAVDAFLGQVQQDFPRIDILINNAGTIKRAPAAEHADDLWDEVLAINLDAPFRIARAIGGKMLQQGAGKIIFTASLLTFQGGINVPGYAASKGAIGSVVKALANEWAGRGVNVNAIAPGYIATDNTEALRNDPDRSASILGRIPAGRWGTPEDFKGPTVFLASAAADYVHGTILTVDGGWMGR; encoded by the coding sequence ATGGCGAATACTTCAGGGTTCGATCTGACAGGAAAAATAGCCTTAGTAACGGGCTGCAACCGCGGCATTGGGCAGGCTATGGCCCTAGGCCTAGCAGAGGCTGGCGCCGACATTATTGGCGTATCGGCCACGCTGGCCCTCAGCGGCTCCGACACGGAACAGCAAGTGCGCGCCCTGGGCCGCCAGTTTTACGCCTACCAGGCCGATTTCAGCCAGCGCCCCGCCGTGGATGCCTTTCTGGGCCAGGTGCAGCAAGATTTTCCTCGTATCGATATCCTGATCAACAACGCTGGCACCATCAAGCGTGCCCCCGCTGCTGAGCACGCCGATGACCTCTGGGACGAAGTACTAGCTATTAACCTAGATGCTCCCTTCCGGATTGCCCGCGCCATAGGGGGGAAGATGCTGCAGCAGGGCGCGGGCAAAATTATCTTCACAGCCTCGTTGCTCACGTTTCAGGGCGGTATTAACGTGCCAGGCTACGCGGCCAGCAAAGGCGCCATTGGCAGCGTAGTGAAAGCGCTGGCCAACGAGTGGGCGGGCCGCGGCGTGAATGTGAATGCCATTGCCCCCGGCTACATTGCCACCGACAACACCGAGGCTCTTCGCAACGACCCTGACCGCTCTGCCAGCATCCTGGGCCGCATTCCGGCGGGCCGCTGGGGCACGCCCGAGGACTTCAAAGGACCCACCGTGTTCCTGGCCTCCGCTGCCGCCGACTACGTGCACGGCACCATCCTGACCGTCGACGGTGGCTGGATGGGACGCTAA